Proteins encoded within one genomic window of Episyrphus balteatus chromosome 1, idEpiBalt1.1, whole genome shotgun sequence:
- the LOC129906992 gene encoding putative nuclease HARBI1 yields the protein MPSIYIRLLIQTNRRNTQRNNMRIIRRNLRDNENPFEMITEEHFIQLYRFPKHLCRVLIDEIIPFLESSSRIHALPAHTKVLCALRFFAQGSFQRAVGQDYLSSLSQTSVSRCITEVAIALNCIANRHVKFPRAAQFLEIKRKFFDIAGFPGVIGLIDGTHIKIAAPRKEIEHVYYCRKGGHSKNVQIICGADHLIFSANARFGGTSHDSYIWRCSKTKTTLERLYSSGERNFYLLGDSGYPLQPWLMTPILESNSNGEEAFNKAHKITRSIVERCIGILKSRFRCLAAGRVLYYAPGKAGVIINACIVLHNMLIKARIPLNEDLIIEAESQDEREIAIRGNFNVRNVLAEAR from the exons ATGCCTTCAATTTATATAAGACTTCTAATTCAAACAAATCGGAGGAATACGCAAAG AAATAACATGAGAATAATCAGAAGAAATTTAAGAGACAACGAAAATCCTTTCGAGATGATAACGGAGGAACATTTCATACAACTATACCGCTTTCCAAAACATTTATGCAGAGTTCTAATAGATGAAATAATCCCATTTCTTGAATCATCATCAAGGATACATGCACTTCCAGCGCACACTAAAGTGCTATGTGCATTGCGTTTTTTTGCTCAAGGATCCTTCCAGCGAGCTGTTGGTCAGGATTACTTATCTTCATTATCTCAAACATCAGTTTCTAGATGCATTACAGAGGTTGCAATTGCATTAAATTGCATTGCAAACCGACACGTAAAATTCCCAAGAGCTGCGCAATTTTTGGAgataaaaaggaagttttttgacATAGCAGGTTTCCCGGGTGTTATAGGGTTAATCGACGGTACACACATCAAAATTGCAGCACCAAGAAAAGAAATAGAACACGTTTATTACTGCAGAAAAGGTGGACATTCGAAAAATGTCCAAATCATATGTGGTGCAGATCATTTGATTTTTAGTGCTAATGCTCGATTTGGTGGAACTTCTCACGATTCCTATATTTGGAGatgttcaaaaacaaaaaccaccTTGGAAAGGTTATATTCTTCAGGTGAAAGGAACTTTTATTTGCTAGGGGACAGTGGGTATCCTTTGCAGCCGTGGTTGATGACACCGATCCTTGAATCTAATTCAAATGGTGAAGAGGCGTTCAACAAGGCACACAAAATAACAAGGAGTATTGTCGAAAGGTGTATAggtattttaaaaagcagattCCGCTGCTTGGCAGCGGGAAGGGTGTTATATTACGCTCCTGGAAAAGCAGGCGTCATTATTAACGCATGTATTGTTTTACATAACATGTTAATAAAAGCAAGAATTCCCCTGAATGAAGACCTTATAATTGAAGCTGAATCTCAAGATGAAAGGGAAATAGCTATAAGGGGAAATTTTAATGTGCGCAATGTTTTAGCCGAAGCACGA
- the LOC129905231 gene encoding uncharacterized protein LOC129905231, with the protein MDNFLKKNKGKSVTQAQKDFLISFLEQNVEIAHDKFVSVDGARQRDNTWKSLANDLNALGGANKTYEQWRKTWGDLKRNSKKKYADIKEAQNRSGINGITKIKELSDLEQRVIAIMTDKNVEGDEPVLEIGIETEDFVRSTLQNLLDEEQNENVGPSTSTGNHQEEQAIAGVSETVTSRPSVTAVTNRQKRKRESLPLSNDKLLKIEEKNLDIKEKRLKLEERKIIALENLQNTLANLLNAIKDKFFV; encoded by the exons atggataattttttgaaaaaaaataaaggaaagaGCGTCACGCAAGcccaaaaagattttttaataagttttttggaacaaaatgtGGAAATTGCACACGACaa ATTTGTTTCGGTAGATGGAGCTCGTCAAAGGGACAATACCTGGAAATCATTGGCAAATGATCTCAATGCTTTGGGGGGAGCTAACAAAACCTATGAACAGTGGAGGAAGACTTGGGGCGACTTAAA AAGAAACAGCAAGAAAAAATATGCAGATATTAAAGAAGCCCAAAACCGCAGTGGGATCAACGGAATCACCAAAATCAAAGAGCTCAGTGACTTAGAGCAACGGGTAATTGCTATAATGACAGACAAAAATGTTGAAGGGGATGAACCTGTTTTAGAAATAGGCATTGAAACGGAGGACTTC GTAAGGTCTACATTGCAAAATTTACTTgatgaagaacaaaatgaaaatgtagGACCATCGACTTCTACCGGCAACCATCAAGAAGAGCAGGCAATTGCAGGTGTTTCGGAAACAGTAACTTCAAGGCCATCAGTAACTGCGGTAACAAACAGGCAAAAGCGGAAGCGAGAATCGTTACCTTTATCAAATGATAAACTcctaaaaattgaagaaaaaaatttagatataaAAGAAAAACGGTTGAAACTAGAGGAAAGGAAGATTATAGCCTTAGAAAACCTCCAAAACACTTTGGCTAATTTGTTAAATGcaataaaagataaattttttgtttga